A region from the Variovorax paradoxus genome encodes:
- a CDS encoding indolepyruvate ferredoxin oxidoreductase subunit alpha: MEVSFSKEVELLRLGAGDTFHGEGILAITKGLLQSGVAYVGGYQGAPVSHLLDVMVQGKAYMDELGVHGEACSNEASAAAMLGASIHYPMRGAVTWKSIVGTNVAADALSNLSSPGVTGGVLVVVGEDYGEGASVIQERTHAYALKSSMCLLDPRPDLGVMVRMVEEGFRLSEASSMPCLMELRIRTCHVRGSFECKDNVAPAVSTRALMSEPAGFDYMRLAHPPVTFRHEKLKGDERIPAARRYIVEHGLNELIPGGRHADLGIVVQGGLYNALIRSLQQQGLADAFGETDIPILVLNVTYPLVPEQVADFCVGKRAVLVVEEGQPEYIEQDIATLLRRRDIQTPLHGKDMLPSAGEYGVEVLAGGLGAFAAKYIETSEALSSAQAWLAGNRERREAVARQLETLLPNRPPSFCIGCPERPVFSALKLAQQETGPVHIAADIGCHAFGTFEPFSMGHSILGYGMSLASRAGVAPMMNRRTLSIMGDGGFWHNGLLTGVQSALFNDDDAVLLIFKNGYTSATGTQDIISTPDDEMKERAVDKQQSLVDKNQTIEATLTGLGVKWMRTVTTYDVERMRKTLTEALTSDFNGLKVVIAEGECQLERQRRIKPWIAGLLKKGERVVRVKYGVDEDVCNGDHACIRLSGCPTLTLKDNPDPLKVDPVATVIDGCVGCGLCGENAHAATLCPSFYRAEVVQNPKWHERLLHSLRGAVVRALQPA; encoded by the coding sequence TTGGAAGTTTCATTCAGCAAGGAAGTCGAGTTGCTGCGCCTGGGCGCCGGCGACACTTTTCATGGCGAGGGCATCCTCGCAATCACCAAGGGCCTGTTGCAGTCGGGCGTGGCCTACGTGGGCGGCTACCAGGGCGCGCCTGTCTCGCACCTGCTCGACGTGATGGTGCAGGGCAAGGCCTACATGGACGAGCTCGGCGTGCACGGGGAGGCCTGCTCCAACGAAGCCTCGGCTGCAGCCATGCTCGGCGCCTCCATCCACTACCCGATGCGCGGCGCGGTCACCTGGAAGTCGATAGTCGGCACCAACGTGGCGGCCGATGCGCTCTCCAACCTGTCGTCGCCGGGCGTGACCGGCGGCGTGCTGGTGGTGGTGGGCGAGGACTACGGCGAAGGCGCCAGCGTGATCCAGGAGCGCACGCACGCCTACGCGCTCAAGTCGAGCATGTGCCTGCTCGACCCGCGGCCCGACCTCGGCGTGATGGTGCGCATGGTGGAAGAAGGCTTCCGCCTTTCGGAGGCCTCCAGCATGCCCTGCCTGATGGAGCTGCGCATCCGCACCTGCCACGTGCGCGGCAGCTTCGAGTGCAAGGACAACGTCGCACCCGCGGTGTCGACCCGCGCGCTGATGAGCGAGCCCGCGGGCTTCGATTACATGCGGCTCGCGCACCCGCCCGTCACCTTCCGCCATGAAAAGCTCAAGGGCGACGAGCGCATTCCGGCCGCGCGGCGCTACATCGTGGAGCACGGACTCAACGAGCTGATTCCGGGCGGCCGGCATGCCGACCTCGGGATCGTGGTGCAGGGCGGGCTCTACAACGCGCTGATCCGCAGCCTGCAGCAGCAGGGGCTGGCCGATGCCTTCGGCGAGACAGACATTCCGATCCTGGTGCTCAACGTGACCTACCCGCTGGTGCCCGAGCAGGTGGCCGACTTCTGCGTGGGCAAGCGCGCGGTGCTGGTGGTGGAAGAAGGCCAGCCCGAATACATCGAGCAGGACATCGCCACCCTGCTGCGCCGGCGCGACATCCAGACGCCGCTGCACGGCAAGGACATGCTGCCTTCGGCCGGCGAATACGGCGTCGAGGTGCTCGCGGGCGGCCTCGGCGCGTTCGCCGCGAAGTACATCGAGACCAGCGAGGCTTTGTCTTCCGCGCAGGCCTGGCTGGCCGGCAACCGCGAGCGCCGCGAGGCCGTGGCGCGCCAGCTCGAGACGCTGCTGCCCAACCGGCCGCCGAGCTTCTGCATCGGCTGCCCCGAGCGCCCGGTGTTCTCGGCGCTCAAGCTCGCGCAGCAGGAAACGGGGCCGGTGCACATCGCGGCCGACATCGGCTGCCATGCCTTCGGCACCTTCGAGCCCTTCTCGATGGGGCACTCGATCCTGGGCTACGGCATGAGCCTGGCGAGCCGCGCAGGCGTGGCGCCGATGATGAACCGCCGCACCCTGTCGATCATGGGCGACGGCGGGTTCTGGCACAACGGCCTGCTCACCGGCGTGCAGAGCGCGCTCTTCAACGACGACGACGCGGTGCTGCTGATCTTCAAGAACGGCTACACCTCGGCCACCGGCACGCAGGACATCATCTCCACGCCCGACGACGAGATGAAGGAGCGCGCCGTCGACAAGCAGCAGAGCCTGGTCGACAAGAACCAGACCATCGAAGCCACGCTCACGGGCCTGGGCGTGAAGTGGATGCGCACCGTCACCACCTACGACGTGGAGCGCATGCGCAAGACGCTGACCGAGGCGCTCACCAGCGACTTCAACGGCCTGAAGGTGGTGATCGCCGAGGGCGAATGCCAGCTCGAACGGCAGCGCCGCATCAAGCCGTGGATTGCCGGCCTGTTGAAAAAGGGCGAGCGCGTGGTGCGCGTGAAGTACGGCGTCGACGAGGATGTGTGCAACGGCGACCACGCCTGCATCCGCCTGTCGGGTTGCCCCACGCTCACGCTGAAGGACAACCCCGATCCGCTCAAGGTCGACCCTGTCGCCACCGTGATCGACGGCTGCGTGGGCTGCGGCCTGTGCGGCGAGAACGCGCACGCGGCCACGCTGTGCCCGAGCTTCTACCGCGCCGAGGTGGTGCAGAACCCGAAGTGGCACGAGCGGCTGCTGCATTCGCTGCGCGGCGCCGTGGTGCGCGCGCTGCAACCCGCATGA
- a CDS encoding c-type cytochrome: MSKGLAITQAIAGIAMTTLLASAAPLAGAQGTQAAQGTYAQRYAAVCASCHGADGRSDMAGTPVLAGQHSFYAITQLFLFREGRRDNPAMSAVAKTMKDEDLRGFSEFIATLAPVPAAPPAAAPDAARMARGQALAQTHRCVICHGADLSGGQQVPRIAQQREDYLQLTLHGFRTGKRPGYTQAMTEALSGIPPEDLDTLAYYVARFPGAAAKPPGK, translated from the coding sequence ATGAGCAAGGGTCTCGCCATCACGCAGGCCATTGCGGGCATCGCCATGACGACGCTCCTCGCTTCAGCGGCACCGCTTGCCGGCGCACAAGGCACGCAGGCGGCGCAGGGCACCTATGCGCAGCGCTACGCGGCCGTGTGCGCCTCGTGCCACGGCGCGGATGGGCGCAGCGACATGGCGGGAACGCCGGTGCTCGCGGGCCAGCATTCGTTCTATGCCATCACGCAGCTGTTCCTGTTTCGCGAAGGCCGGCGCGACAACCCCGCCATGTCGGCGGTGGCAAAGACCATGAAGGACGAGGACCTGCGCGGCTTCTCGGAGTTCATCGCCACGCTGGCGCCGGTGCCCGCCGCGCCGCCGGCCGCGGCGCCCGATGCGGCGCGCATGGCACGCGGCCAGGCGCTGGCGCAAACGCATCGCTGCGTGATCTGCCACGGCGCCGACCTGAGCGGCGGCCAGCAGGTTCCTCGCATCGCGCAGCAGCGCGAAGACTATCTGCAGCTGACCCTGCACGGTTTCCGCACGGGCAAGCGCCCGGGCTACACGCAGGCCATGACCGAAGCGCTGAGCGGCATCCCGCCGGAGGACCTGGACACCCTTGCCTACTACGTGGCGCGCTTTCCCGGCGCAGCCGCCAAGCCGCCCGGCAAGTAG
- a CDS encoding PQQ-dependent sugar dehydrogenase, producing MARLRPHAAIAALLCVAATAAWAQQLPAEEPGWAKGRPKTEAATRMAPVPSFPIPTAPDQLPTARFKLPPGFKVETWASGVLDARSLRQGDKGTVFVSTLFVGNKVYAIAEKGDRKPKTIVDKTEFATGIEFHKGALYLATHKQIVRYDGIEDKLDNPGTPALLNDKLPGGQDHSWRYLRVHDGKLYYAVGAPCNICDPDEAHARIFRMNLDGSGIETVARGVRNTVGFDFDPKTGNLWFTDNGRDWLSEDLPNDELNVVAKPDQHFGYPYCHQGNIADPEFGWGKNCGEFTRPAALLGPHAASLGLAFYNGKMFPTKYRGAMFIARHGPWNRTVKYADIAVAWPDGKGGAKVEPFMTGFVENNNYLGRPVDFLVLKDGSMLVSDDHAGAIYRISYSGR from the coding sequence ATGGCCAGACTCCGTCCGCATGCGGCAATCGCCGCCCTGCTTTGCGTTGCCGCCACCGCCGCCTGGGCACAGCAGCTCCCGGCCGAGGAGCCGGGCTGGGCCAAGGGCCGCCCCAAGACCGAGGCCGCCACGCGCATGGCGCCGGTGCCCTCCTTCCCGATCCCGACCGCGCCTGACCAGCTGCCCACCGCCAGGTTCAAGCTGCCGCCGGGCTTCAAGGTGGAGACCTGGGCCTCGGGCGTGCTCGATGCGCGTTCGCTGCGCCAGGGCGACAAGGGCACGGTCTTCGTGAGCACGCTGTTCGTGGGCAACAAGGTCTATGCCATTGCGGAGAAAGGCGACCGCAAGCCCAAGACCATCGTCGACAAGACCGAATTCGCCACCGGCATCGAGTTTCACAAGGGCGCGCTCTATCTGGCCACGCACAAGCAGATCGTTCGCTACGACGGCATCGAGGACAAGCTCGACAACCCCGGCACGCCCGCGCTGCTCAACGACAAGCTGCCCGGCGGGCAGGACCACAGCTGGCGCTACCTGCGCGTGCACGACGGCAAGCTCTACTACGCCGTGGGCGCGCCCTGCAACATCTGCGACCCCGACGAGGCGCATGCGCGCATCTTCCGCATGAACCTCGACGGCAGCGGCATCGAGACCGTGGCGCGCGGCGTGCGCAACACGGTGGGCTTCGACTTCGACCCCAAGACCGGCAACCTCTGGTTCACCGACAACGGCCGCGACTGGCTCAGCGAAGACCTGCCGAACGACGAGCTGAACGTGGTGGCCAAGCCCGACCAGCATTTCGGCTATCCGTATTGCCACCAGGGCAACATCGCCGACCCCGAATTCGGCTGGGGCAAGAACTGCGGCGAGTTCACCAGGCCCGCCGCCCTGCTCGGCCCGCACGCCGCCTCGCTGGGCCTGGCCTTCTACAACGGCAAGATGTTCCCCACCAAGTACCGCGGCGCGATGTTCATCGCCCGCCACGGTCCGTGGAACCGCACCGTCAAGTACGCCGACATTGCGGTGGCATGGCCCGACGGCAAGGGCGGCGCGAAGGTCGAGCCCTTCATGACGGGCTTCGTCGAGAACAACAACTACCTGGGCCGGCCGGTGGACTTCCTGGTGCTGAAGGACGGCTCCATGCTCGTGAGCGACGACCACGCCGGCGCGATCTACCGCATCAGCTACAGCGGCCGATGA
- a CDS encoding LysR family transcriptional regulator: MHIQTMDLNLLRLFDAVYRARSVSRAAEALGLTQPAASHGLGRLRLLLKDALFTRAPGGVAPTPRAERLATAVQAALSTLEEALSEPDRFEPQGSRKTFRIHMSDIGEGRFLPALMARLGEMAPGVRVETLPLPPTDIAPALDSGRIDFAFGFLPKVRDTQRRHLLKDRYIVLLRKGHPFARGRRSSQALIEALQTLEYVAVRTHAETLRILQLLNLEERVRLTTEHFMVLPAIVRATDLAVVMPRNIARGFAEEGGYAIVEPAFPLRDFTVSLHWSKRFEADPANQWLRLVITALFSERP, encoded by the coding sequence ATGCATATACAGACGATGGACCTCAACCTGCTGCGCCTCTTCGATGCCGTTTACCGCGCCCGCAGCGTGAGCCGCGCGGCCGAGGCGCTGGGCCTGACGCAGCCGGCGGCGAGCCACGGCCTCGGCCGCCTGCGCCTGCTGCTGAAAGACGCGCTCTTCACGCGCGCCCCGGGCGGCGTGGCGCCGACGCCGCGCGCCGAGCGGCTGGCCACCGCGGTGCAGGCTGCACTCAGCACGCTGGAAGAAGCGCTGAGCGAGCCCGACCGCTTCGAGCCGCAGGGCTCGCGCAAGACCTTCCGCATCCACATGAGCGACATCGGCGAGGGGCGCTTCCTGCCCGCGCTGATGGCGCGGCTCGGCGAGATGGCGCCCGGCGTGCGGGTCGAGACGCTTCCGCTGCCGCCCACCGACATAGCGCCCGCGCTCGACAGCGGCCGCATCGACTTTGCCTTCGGCTTCCTGCCCAAGGTGCGCGACACGCAGCGCAGGCACCTGCTGAAGGACCGCTACATCGTGCTGCTGCGCAAGGGCCATCCGTTCGCGCGCGGGCGGCGCAGCAGCCAGGCGCTCATCGAGGCGCTGCAGACGCTCGAGTACGTGGCGGTGCGCACGCATGCGGAGACGCTGCGCATCCTGCAGCTGCTCAATCTGGAGGAGCGCGTGCGGCTCACCACCGAGCACTTCATGGTGTTGCCGGCCATCGTGCGCGCCACCGACCTGGCGGTGGTGATGCCGCGCAACATTGCGCGCGGATTTGCAGAGGAAGGCGGCTATGCCATCGTCGAACCGGCTTTTCCGCTGCGCGACTTCACGGTCTCGCTGCATTGGAGCAAGCGCTTCGAGGCCGACCCGGCCAACCAATGGCTGCGGCTGGTGATCACCGCGCTGTTCTCGGAACGCCCGTAG